GACCTCATACCTTATAATTGTTGCAATGTTTCATCCGCCGTATGGTTCAAGCGACAGTAACTGGACAGTTAGGTAGAAATTCTCCGCATAGCGACTATTGCTCCTCGTTCAGCTATGCAGACTCTCACTGAGGGCATGATTACGTGGGCTGAATAGTCTGATCTGGTACTGATCCGCGTTATCCGTGCCCCATGCCAATTTCAAAAGACATCAGATCATTGTCAACATGAGCACTTTTACCGCCATCTGCCTTTCGTCGGATCGATAACTATCAACCAATTGGTCCAGAGTTTGCCCACGATCCAGAAGACTGGAAGGCAGCATCCATGGCCGTGTGAGTCTCGACCCAACGCGAACGAAACATCAGATTCAAACTCTATTGAATCTCCACTCGCATCAACTCATCAATTGTTACGGCCTATATGGGATTGCATATAGGCTGAGTGGAACGCTTCGAACGAGAAAGAAATGGCTTCTTCTGTGTGCAAGAAGACCCAAATAACAGAGCAGGCCATATAGGCAGGGTAAACTTGCAGCCTGGTTGTTCGAACTGCAAGTTCCATCATTGTAGCGTGTCAACAACATTGGCGATGGGAGGTTCAAATCCGGTATATCCGCGAACAGACAGCCGCGTTGCCGGAGACCCGGTCTATCATGCCACATTCATAATATGCTAGCGGAGCTAGTGTGTTGCAAAGAGGTCTTGGGACTGGCTTCGCAAGCTGAAGCGTGGCTGAGTGACTAGACGGATAGCCGACGCCGGTTCGCCATCGTGCCCCATCCGTCTGAAGCGTCTTGTGCTCGTGCTTCTCAAGGCGACCCCTGCCGCCCGCCAACCGGGGAGCGGAATGGATTGCTTGTTTAAACTTACACGCAAGTtatccccccctcccaaccGCTGGGAAAAATAGCAACAGTCAGTCTCCTCTTTTGAACAGAGTTTGAAGGCCGTtcgtctgtctgtctgcctcGCCGAGTCAGTTTGACGTGTGAATGGCAGCTCGGCAGGGCCGCATTGATTGATAGACATCATGCCCAATGCGCTTTGCCGCACGCGCTTTTGTGGTGAACTGTGGATGCTTTACAAGAGGGAAGGAACGAtagaagaaagaaaaagacagACAGCCAAGCAACCGAATGTGTGCCGACTGTCTGCCAAGGTATATTCAGAATTATCTGCCACAATTGGCCAGGGGAGAGAGTGTCACCCAAACTCGATGATTCCGGTCCCTAATCACAATGAAGCCAAATCGGTTTGATTGATTTGCCATGGTGCATGCCTAAAATCGCCCTGTAGTCTCCCGGATCCCTGGTACTGCCGCCCAATTATGAGTTTGGATTTTATAGCACTGCGTATTGTAGTTGCAGCTCGTATGTCGGACTCTCCAATCGTGccctcctctttctttaAGCCGAGCGTTGAGGCCTGTTTTCTTAGAGTCCAGCCTCCTTGTTGGCCTGGTAGACGCCGGCGGTGTTGAAGGGAACGAtgttgccgttggcgtcAGTCATGGCGGCCTCGTTGACGGGGACTGTGCTTGGGGGGGCCTGACGTTTGTCTGCCACTGTTGGAAGATGTTAGTATACGCCCATTCCCGAGTCCGATTTGTGAAAGATAACGTACTGTTGGTGGGAGCGGCAGCAACGAaggcggcagcgacggcgaagagagTGAAAACGGAGTACTTCATGTTGATAGCGGTGAATCTTTGGTCTCTGAAATTCGAACGAATGGTCGGCCGGCGACAAGCAGATATGTTATACAAGGAGAAAAGATTGATGGGAAAAGATCAAGTACGGCTAGAGAGTTTTGGCTTGAGTAGTGTAAACAAGAAGGAAACAGAATAACGGGGAAGAGACGCACCTATTTGTATGTCATCGACGGTCTACGCAAGTACccagggaaggggggtgggtgtcGGCCAGTACTCTGCGCCAAGTATCACCATCTATACCATACATCATACCGACACGCTATAAGGGAGGGAGTCTCGACATGGCAACGCACGGTTCTCCCTGGCCACTCACAGGACTGCCATCCAAATCTTTGCATGGGAGCCAACGATCAATCCGCCTCTCCCGCGCCAGAAGTTGAGACCAGCCGTCCGGGCTTCCTCACGCCCGGTCCCATCCCTGGCCCATCGCGTAGCCGCAGCCTCAACTGCCTTGCCACCCACCCTCGGGGAGAACAAGAGGCAGCCGCAAACAGACCCAAACAGTCAAAATGTCCAACGAGTCGAAGAAGGAAAGCAAGGGACGTCCCAGTGTGTCATCCGCACTAACAGGAACCGCGCCAAGACATTTGATCACGAAGTTGAGAGAACCATGGTCCAAGGACCCAGGACTGGCCCCAATCCCCTTCCATTCTCTTCCTCTGGCCCTTCCCCAGGTCCATCTCATCCCGCCTCTTTGTCTGGAGCCGCTTGCACGCCCCAAATCCATGCCAGGGAGGTGGGTTGGGGATCAGCGTCTGAGAGAGGTTGATCGCAGGAGAATGAGGGCTCCAGAGGGCGATGTGGGCGTCTGAAACTGGGCTGTGACAACGAAGCCGCGTAGCACTCTGTATCAACGGCCCACTAGCTCAAAGGCGAGTGCCATATCGCAGAGAAAGAAGCTCATCCTACGCCAAATTCCTCAACAACCCCTGTCACCCAAGGTTCGGGCGAGCGAAGATCACACAAGCAGACGTTCGCTTTCAGCAAGTTCCGGTAGCAAAGTCGAGCCGGCAGGGGGAGGCGGGGTTTTAAGACGACGCCTGATCCCCGGGTCCTGTTTGGCGCGCAATGCCAAGTCTTCACCCCTGTGTACCTTAATGTGAAGCTTAGCTTGGGTCGGGGGCGTTGAGGAGCTGTGGAATACGTGGGATGCGGGTGTCCGGATGGGTTTTTCTCCCAGAACAGACCGGTTCCAGGCGCCTTCTCTCACTCCTCGACACTGGATGATGGGATGAAGGGCGTTCGGACCAGTGTCACTCCCGTTCAGGAGGTGTTTCGAAACTGGCCAATCCTTGCAGcaacgacgtcaagaaggagctgacacaggaAAATCGTTTGGGCGAACCGCGTGTATTTTTAGCTTTCGCTCAGCCTCCAAGCCACGTGCTGGCCAACGTGATTCCATTCTGGTTGCGCTTCAGCAAACCTAATTTATGCATCAGCCACCAAGTGTGCTGCTTCAGCCACAAGGGCATTAATACAGTTTATTCGTCCCCGGATACTTAGCACAGCACAAGCCAACTGCCAGCTGCACAAATACCTAGTGCCCAAATCGCGGGGTCCGTTATCTGAAGTGGGGTTGATTGGCCGATCCCCCCGTATTTTGGTAGCAGCCTGCCCCTCCCTGTGTAAGCcagagctgctgctgctgctgccgctacCTGGTAGGTAAGTACCTTACATcaccttcccttcctttAGGACGGAGACCTTCTCCCGCCTAATTCCTTCTACCTcaccttaccttacctactCCAACCTCCCGACGTTTGTCACTTCGCCCATTTCCGTTTCGTCCGCGTTGCCAGCCCGATCGACTGACACTACGGAACGCTCTGAAGCTCTACCCATCCACTCATTCCAGACACACCACTTCGCCACCGCTGCTCTTCCCGTGTGCTCCTCATTTGAAACGAGCCGATGGCTTCTGTGGAACACTGCCTTTACTGCTTTGAGGCTCTGGCTTCGCACCTGGAGAAGCGTCCGGGTCTCGCCCTCAAGGAGATTCAGCGATCATGGCCCGAATACGTAAAGACGCTCGGTGACGGCAGGGACGGCAGCAAGAAGCTCCTCCCTGCCTTGcagcgcctcgccgacccggCGAGTGACTCGGcatccgcctcctccggTTCCAGCTTCTcgctggccgccgagacACCCGCGACGTCGACCAACTCCCTttccggcgacgacgacgacgatggacCCATCACCGAATCCCCGCTCTTCGTCACATGGAACACCATCTCACCAAGCTCGGGCCACCGCTCGCTGCGGGGTTGCATCGGCACCTTTGAGGCGCaggacctcgaggacggcctgtCGAGCTACGCCCTCACGTCGGCGCTCCACGACATGCGATTTCCGCCCGTCGAGGCGTCGGAGCTGCCCTCGCTCGAGGTGGCCGTGACGCTGCTCACCGACTTTgaagaggccgacgacgccatggACTGGACCCTCGGCGTGCACGGCCTGCGTATCAGCTTCACCCACCACGGCAAGCGGTATGGCGCCACATACCTCCctgacgtcgccgtcgagcaggagtggaccaaggaggagacgCTCATAAGCCTGATGCGCAAGGCCGGTTGGATGGGCAGCAAGAGCAAGTGGCGCGACGTTGAGCTCAAGGTTGTGCGCTACCAGGGCAAGAAGGATTCGTTGGAGTACGGCGAGTACAAGAAGTGGGCAGACTGGGTCAAGAACAACAAGTCAAAGTCTGGCTGAGGGCATTTCATGCCGGTGATTGTGTGCCTTTTATGAAAGATCAGTATTGGCGTTGGATTTGCAAGGGCTTTGGGACATGCTTTTTGGGCGTCGTGGGTCGGATGACAGGCTACACGAGGATAGAAGACTCTGGTCTCCTTGGCATAGACAGAATATAGCCTTGGTGCGTCAATACAGTTTCATCACAACTCCGATAAAGTCGCGGTTCATGGTCATTGCCCGTGCTGCTGGGGAAAGTTGAGGGGCAAGCTCTTCCGGTAGCGAAGGACCGACGAGCCGTACGGAGCGTTCAACTCCTCTTACCGTTCGAGAGTTGGTTTGTTCTGGAACCGGGCGAAGTCTGACCGGGTTTTTCATTCAAATGCCACCAACGTCACCCCGCGCTCTGGGCTTTTCAATCGCACAAGCGGGCAATGAAGGAGCGGCAGAAGACAGATGGTTGGCCAGAACGTGGGACAAAAGAGCACATCTGCGATATGTCCGTCACAACATACTCCAATGTAGGCAAATGCTTCCTGTGACGAAACTCTCCAATATCACTCCAAGGGCCTGTCAAGCAGGATCAATATTCTTCATCGCGAGTATCAAATGTGCGCTGGAGCAATAACAAGATGGAGACCTCCGTGGCCCCAAACAAGTCACCGCAGCATCCCCTGGCGCTGCTGTTCGGGACCCATCTGTGAAGAAACATTCGGTAGAGTGTTGGCCAAGGACACGGGCACTGAGTGAATAATTGGGTAGGTAATAATCTATTACCTACCTGACCAGGCGGACTTGCAGAACGTCTTTTAACTGTGCAAGCGTTTCTTGGCAAATAAAAACAGAATCGTTACTTCATGATCGTGAGAATGTCCCATGCAAGCCTTTCTTACATGGACAAAAGACACCTTCGGGATCCCCGAGCATGTCGTACAAATAGCTGCGTTTCCAGCGTAAACATCCTCCCGTGCATTCCTTTTCCCGTGCGCGACAACCCTGCCAGACTAATACCTCGTTCTGCTCCGACTGCTCCGGTAGACGTTGGcgggcggcaacggcgaggcgctcggccgcctcgtctcGTACGCGACAGGCTGGGAGTAGCGGACCTCGTCGATCTCGTACGACGGGCGACGGTGCTTCGAGCGCGACGTCTCGTGGTGGTAGCGGCGCTGGTGGCGcctccggtggcgggcgCCGGGCGACctgccgcggcgccggcggtcgTCGTAGGGGTGGTCCTTCTCGGACCAGTCGCTGGGGCGGCTCCACATGCCGCAGGACTTGACGATCCAGAGGAGCAGGAGAAAGCCGGCGATggagccgatgacgatgcccgcGATGGCGCCACCGCTGAGCTCGTTGGACGCGCTCTCCTCCGTGGTCTCGGGGGTCGCGGTGACTGTTGTGACGACCTGGcgggcgagaagggcgcGGAGGGGCTGCGTAAGGGTCCTTGTCGGGGCGAGACCGGAACCGGCGCCGGAGATTGGTATTACTGGCGCCATTGTTTGtgatggtgtgtgtgtgtgtgtgtgtgtgtgtatgtatgttTGTGTAAGTAAGCGCGCCCTAGACTTGTAGCAGTGGCTGATATGGCGACTGCAGACGACAGCGATGTGTGAGGAGGGTTGACTCCCACGGGCAGACGCAGGTTCGGATGACAGCTCGCGCTCTCTGGCGAACGAGAcgggaggagaggaaaggaggaggggggactGATGATAAATGCCGCGAGCTTAGTGACAATCAAATGACGACAATACATCCCAGAGCATAGCCGTTGAGAACAACTACCGTCTTGCTCGTTGAATCGAGCTGCCAAGAATCTTTCCCAGCATCCCTGGCGAGGAATGATGGCGCCTGCGGAGGGGTCCTGCCTGCAAGTCATGACTGCACGGCAAGTAGTATGGATGCGACAAGCAGGGGTATGGATGCCAAGAAGAACGAGTGATCTGAGcccccatccccatcatcgaGTTGAGTGGTTGGGGGCGGCGGTTCTGGAAGAGTGTGGGTGGGCACAATCAGAGGATTCTTGGACGAAGCCATCCCTTCGTTGCAAGGTATTGTAGATCTTGGACTCAGGCCGGTTCAACTATGCAGCTGGCGACTTGGTAGGTCTCAGGACGCGCCGAAGCGCTGCCTGCATCCCGGTGTTGGAGGGCGTTGACGCTTGCTCGAGCTGCTGTGAAGACTCAAAGTCGACATTGATTGACAGGGCTGTTTTTTCCCTTTGGGGGGGCCCCCGGTCCCACTTCATTCGGGACCATCGACACTATACTTTGGTGCGCTGTTTTTATTAATCTATCGAATTCACGGCGCAGGGAGGTCATTCGACTCTGTGCGACAGGCTGCATCCCGGTACTGAGCCGCCCCGTCAAAGCAGAGGTAGACAGTGCTTCAGAGGGACGTGTGTTGTTGTCTGAATCGACAGAGCAATGCCATTCTCCCTCTCATGTGGCCGGGCCCAGTTGGGGATGCCACACTCACCAGGCACCCGCGAGCCGATCTCCGTATCGAATTGGAGTAGAGTACATCGTAGGCTGGGCTAGTAGACAGTTGGTGATGCCGGGAGAAAGGTTAACCTCATcggcagaggaagaggaagaattTATGGCAAAAAAAACACCATCACCTCTACGTCACTCACTGGTTAACACGGGGGCTGGTGGGCGAGAAGCCCGGCCGGTGCTTCTCGCGGCCGCCATTGGTCGATGCTCCGGAGTGGGTTCTCCGGCCGATACCCCCAACCGCTCCGCCAACATGCGCCCAACCTGTATTATTGCCTTGTCACTGTCAGTTTTTTCATCACAAAGACGTCTACGGAACCCCCTCTTGGTGGCTGCCACAACTTGAAAATCCCCTGGTTCCTGAGACTAGCTCGCATGTCTCTGATCTCGGTCCGTCCAGAGTTAGTGGGAGACATCGAGACAACACGATACCACGGCAGCACCACGACAGCGATTCCGGTGTCAGCGCCGCTGAAATCCTTCCATGGACCATCGCGGATTGACGGCGTTGCATCCGACCTGGAGACGGGCGCCTGCCTCGCCGTCTCTGTCACATCAGACCGTTCAACCTGTTGCACAATGCTGGTCGCGAAGCTGCTCGggacctcctcccccccggcATGCGACAATACGGCACCGCGGACGAGTCATGCTTTTCAGCGAACCATTCCTTCACCGAGCTCACCGAGCGTGTCGGCGCCGAAATTCGTCGTCGAACCCAAGTGCCGTATGGGGACTTTTTAGCGGAGCCGAGCCCTCGAAATAACTGATCGTCAGGAACGCGCGCTTCCGCTTTAGGCTGGCGATCACGATGGCTTCCAGAACTCTTCTGTCTGGCCCGGGCTCCCAAATTGCAGGAGAATCCCGCATGGGTTCTTCCTTGGGACCCTGCCGGCGAGCCCTAAGGGCTGGAGTCTTACGAGACCGCGAGGGCCCCGTCGCCTAGGCTGGATGCGTGCATCACGGGGCCGATCTTGGGCCAAACGTTCTCAGTCTCCTGTGTCATGTTGAACAAAAGTACCACCGGCTCCCCCGACTGCTACGCGGTCTTCGACTTTTGAGAAACGGCGGCCCGCAGCCCGGGTTTGCCGAAAAGTTTATCGCGACGGGGGCCGGGGGCCAGGGACCCGACCTGCGCCGACATGGGTTGGTTGTCATCACGACACATGCGAAATTGCGTTTCAAGCAGCTGGGAAGAGGCGCACAA
The DNA window shown above is from Colletotrichum destructivum chromosome 2, complete sequence and carries:
- a CDS encoding Putative AMMECR1 domain-containing protein, which produces MASVEHCLYCFEALASHLEKRPGLALKEIQRSWPEYVKTLGDGRDGSKKLLPALQRLADPASDSASASSGSSFSLAAETPATSTNSLSGDDDDDGPITESPLFVTWNTISPSSGHRSLRGCIGTFEAQDLEDGLSSYALTSALHDMRFPPVEASELPSLEVAVTLLTDFEEADDAMDWTLGVHGLRISFTHHGKRYGATYLPDVAVEQEWTKEETLISLMRKAGWMGSKSKWRDVELKVVRYQGKKDSLEYGEYKKWADWVKNNKSKSG